The sequence GCACGCGGGCACCAAGTGGCTCAACAGCACCGCGCCGGTGACCCCGGGCGAGCAGATCACGGTCGTGTTCGCGATCTTCGATCTCTCGGACTCGATCCTCGACAGCTACGTGTTCCTCGACAACTTCCACTGGGGCTGCGAGGGCACCGACCACCCGATGACGACGCCGGTGGGCTGACGCCGACGGCCCGCCGCCGCGGGTCTATTTGGGCACGGTGCGGAGCGACTGATTGCGGCCGCCGCTGGTCCAGTAGACCGCGTTGCAGCCCAGCGCGAGGCCCCACGGCGTGTCGGTCGACGCCAACGTCTCGACCGCGCCGCCGCCCGCCTTGGGCGTGCGCTGGATCGCCCCCGTGCTGCCGTCACCCAACGTCCAGTACAGGTGCGAATCGTCGACCGCGAGCCCAGCGATGCTCTCCGGGAGGTTGGTGACGACCAGCAGACCCTGATTGGTGCCGTGCTTGAGCGCGCTCTTGATGCTGGGTCCGTCGCTGAAGTAGACCCGCTCGTCGTCGACGGCCAGCGCGTTGACGTAGGAGTTGCCGCTGGCGACGGTGGTCCCCTCGGTCGTCACGGCGACCGAGTCGAACGGAAAGCGGCGCACCAGCTTCTCGTCGCCCTGCGTCCACTCGGTCCAGTACACGTGGGTGCCGTCGATCGCGAGCGACGCTGGCGAGGCGGCGTTGGCGACCAACTCGGCCTGGGCCACGTCGGTCAGGTCCTTGGCCGCGCGATAGATGCCGCCGGTGGTGCCCATCGCGAAGTAGACGTGGTTGGTGCCGACCGCGAGTCCCGCATAGCCGGCCAGTCCACCGGGCACCTGCGTGACGAGATCGAGCACGCCACCGGGCGCCGCGACACGTCGCAGCGTGGGGCCGTCGTGATCGAGGAAGTACACGTGGGTGTCGTCGGCGGCGATCTGGGTGACGTAGGTGTTCTCGGGCACGTAGATGAGCGGCTCGCTGGTGCCCGCGATCGGGTCGGCGAGATAGATCGACTTGCCGCCGCCGGACGACCACGCCACCGCGTCGCCGACCAGCGCCACGCTGATCGCCTCGACTCCCATCAGCGGCGTACCGACCACGGTCTCCTCGCAGGGTGGCGACTCGCAGCCACCGCCACAGCCGGCCATGCAGCAACCCGGCGCCGGCCCGGTGGTGTCGCCGTCGTCGCTGCCCGAGCCGCTGCTGTCGCTGGGGTCGACACCGGTGCTGCCCTCGGCGCCGGTGGTCGACACCGAGGTGCCCCCGGTCGATCCGCTGCTGGCGGCGTCGCCGGTGCTGGCCGCATCCCCCGTGCTCGCGCCGAGGGTGCCCGCGCTCGAAGTCGGATCGAAGCAGCCGCCCGCGAGCAACGCGGCGAGGGCGAGCAGGGACGCGGAGCGGGCGTGCGACGGAGCCAGGGTGGCGGGCATGCGTCCTTCCCGATGCACCGAGCCGCCCGAAGCGGTGAAAAAAAGATCGTCGCCTCGCGGCCCGCCGTGCACGCGTTGCAAACCCGGCCGCGGGCCTCACGCCGCCTGCAGCGAGCGATGCGCTAGCAGGGCTCCGCGAGCCACGCGCTCGCGTGCTCGCGCGTGATCTCGTACGCGCGGCCGGCCTGCTGCAAGGCGAACGGACCGAGCGCGGGCACCCCGGGCGTGATCATCACCTGCGCATCCACGGGGGGCATGCGCTCGGCCGCGCGCGATCGCGTCACGCGACGGCGCGAGGGGATGAGGTGCATGCAGACGCGCTCGCCCGGTGCGAGGGCGACGCGGCCGATGCGATCGGAGACCCCGCCATCCACGACGATGCGGCCGCGCAGGCGCATCGGCCGGAACATCAGCGGCACCGTGCACGAGGCCTGGATCGCGTCGGCGAGATCACCGTGCTCGATCGCGACGGTACGGTGCGCGAGCACGTCGTGCGCGATCGCGACGAAGGGGCGCTCGCACTGCTCGATGTCGCGGCGTCCGGTCGGCGCCAGCACGCGACGCAGCTCGGCGGCGAACTTGCGCCCGCGCAGCAGACCACCGAGCGGCAGTCCGGGATCCCAGAACTGCCGCCGCTCGAGCGCGAGCAGCTCGCGGATGAGCGACGCCGCCGGCAACCCGGCCGCCCACAGCCCGCCCGCGAGCGCGCCCGCCGAGACGCCGACGATGCGTCGCGGCCGCAAGCCAGCGTCCTCGAGCGCGTGGAGCAAGCCCGCGTGCGAGAAGAACCCAAAGAACCCTGCCGAGAGCGCCAGCGTGAAGGGCTGCGCCTCGAGCCACTCGCGTCGCGTGCCCAACCTGGCCGCGAGCATCCGCGATGCGTGCGCGCGGCCGCAAGTCGTTTCACACGCGGGCGCTCACATGGGCGGTCGCGAGGATCCGCAGCAGCGCGGCGGTCACCGCCAGCGGTTCGGCATGGCCCTGCGCCAACGCCTCGGCGACCACGGCCAGCGCCGCGAGGTGCACGTCGGCGGGGCCGGCGTCGTCGTCGACCGCGCGCTTGATCCACGCGTGACGACCACCGACCTCGAGATCCCACGCGACCGCGTCGGGTCGCGCGACCTTGACCAGCTTCCACGACAGCCACGCGCGCTCGAAGCCACCCGGTCGCGCCAGCGCGTGGCGCACCAGCGCCGGCAACCACAGGCGACGCAGCGGCGGCAGGCGAGCCGCGGTCGCGGCCTCGGGCGAGAGCACGCGCGTGCGGCTGCGGGCCGCGGCCCGTCGGGCGCCGACGCCGTCGCCATCGGCGGCGGCGGCCACCGCCTCGCAGTGGGCGATGAAGCGCTCGAGCGCCCGTCGTCGCGGGCTGCCCGGCGGTGCGAGGCCGGCCTGTCGACGCGCCGCGACGAACAGCGCGCGCGCCTGCGCCGTGACGAGCTTCTCGATCGCCGGGCGACCAGCGCGGACCCCCGCGTCGCTCAGCCACAGCCGTCCACCCAGCGCCGCGAACGGTGCGGGTAGCTCGAGATCGCCGACGTGCAGCCCGCGGGCCCACAGCGCGACGCCGCTGCGCCCTTCGTCGATCAGCGCCAACGCACCGACCGCGAGCTTGTCGGCGATGGGATGCCGCAGCACCGGCTCGGCGCGGGCGTTGGCGCTGGCGCCCTGGGCACCCTCGCGCGGTGGCGCAGCGTCGCCCCGTGACCCGTCGGGCTGTGGCTGCAGCGGCCAGTGGTGGCACTCGTGCAGCAGCGATGCGAGCCCTGGCGGCAGCTCGATCACGGGTCCGACCAGGTCGCGGGACGCGGTGCCCGGCGGCACGATCGCGAAGCTACGGCCATCGGCACGCACCGCCGCGAGCGAGAGCAGCCGCGCCGGCACCACCGCGCGGGGATCGAACACCGGCAGCAACGGCACTGTCGCCAGACCCATCGGGTCGGCGTCGGTGATGGTCGCAACCAGCAGGTGCGCGAGCAGGCTCGCGCGCGCGTGCTCATCGGCACCGCCGCGACCGAGCAAGCGCGCGACCTCGTCGCGATCGAGCAGCGTGCGGCGCTGCTGCATCGCCGGCGCGACGTGGGCGAAGCCCTCGGGTACACACGGCATCTGCCACAGCGCGGCGCGACCGAGCACGCGCGGCAGCAGCGTCTGGCCCAGCGGTGTGGCGATCCAGGTGTCGTGGAGGCCGTCGGCCTGCTCGAGCGCGTACCAGCGGCGTGCGGGCTCGCCCAGCACCAGGCCGCCGACGTCACGGGCGCGCTGCAGCGCGTCGCCGAGCGAGCGCGGCTGGCCCCCACGCTCGTGCGCGACGACCAGCGCGGTCAAGGGATGCGCGCGCCACTGCAGCCGCGTGAGGCCTTCGGTCGCGACGTAGTGCAGCTCCAGGCCCCGCGCGTCGAGGCCTTCGACCGCGCGCGCCAGCAGTGGCACCCGCTCGCGCAGCGTGGGATCGAGCGAGGAGCCGAGCACGTGCTCGAGCAGACGATCGTGCAGGCCCGCGACGTCCTGCCACACCGCCCGCACCAACGCGCGCATGGCCTCGGGTTGGCTCGCCAGCGATGCGGTCCCCGCGGACAACGTCGGTCGGATCGTGAGCGTGACCCCCGGCGGCGTGTCGCCCTCGCCGCGCTCCCGCAGCACCACGCGCCCGTGCACGACGACCAGCGCGTCCGACTGCGACGCGACCGCATGGCGATGCACGTAGGCTTCGACCACGATCGCCAGGCTCTCGCCGCGCTCGCGCTGCCATGTGGCGGTCGGGAGTGTGAGCGGCGGCAGGCTGCCCTCGGCGAGCGCGGTGAGGTCGAGGCGATCGCCCTCGAGCCCCTGGACCACCGCCCGTGCCGGCACCAACGTCAGGCCCGGCTGCTCGCGGGCCAGCAGCTCGAGCTGGCTCGGCCACAGTGCGAGCACGCGTGCGCGCACGGACAGCGGCAGCGCCAGCGCCTCGTGCCGGAACACGTAGGTGAGCTCGCGCGACTCGCCGGGCTCGGCGTGCAACGTCGCGGACGACACCGCCGCACCGTCGGCCGTGACGATCGCGTCCTGCTGTTGCG is a genomic window of Deltaproteobacteria bacterium containing:
- a CDS encoding patatin-like phospholipase family protein; the encoded protein is MGTRREWLEAQPFTLALSAGFFGFFSHAGLLHALEDAGLRPRRIVGVSAGALAGGLWAAGLPAASLIRELLALERRQFWDPGLPLGGLLRGRKFAAELRRVLAPTGRRDIEQCERPFVAIAHDVLAHRTVAIEHGDLADAIQASCTVPLMFRPMRLRGRIVVDGGVSDRIGRVALAPGERVCMHLIPSRRRVTRSRAAERMPPVDAQVMITPGVPALGPFALQQAGRAYEITREHASAWLAEPC